Proteins from a single region of Rhinatrema bivittatum chromosome 13, aRhiBiv1.1, whole genome shotgun sequence:
- the LOC115075430 gene encoding olfactory receptor 1019-like, translating to MAEGNFTLLREFLLLGFTSSPQQQMVLFVGFLVMYLITLLGNLGIFLVIKIESRLHTPMYFFLGNLAFIDLWYSSVTAPKMLVDFLSEDTSISYLGCATQLYFFVALACTECILLAVMAYDRYVAICKPLHYAVIMTKIVCIQMIASSYIGGFLYSLLQTGSTFRLSFCGSHEIDHFFCDIPPLLKLSCTNTYINEIVLPTFAASVTFSAVLVISVSYIYILSSIFRIRSAEGRRKAFSTCASHFVCVILFYGTIIFMYLRPTSSYSLEQDRVVSVVYTQVIPMLNPLIYSLRNKEVKAALRRLKA from the coding sequence ATGGCGGAGGGGAATTTTACCTTATTGAGAGAGTTCCTTCTCTTAGGATTCACTTCATCTCCACAGCAGCAGATGGTGCTATTTGTCGGGTTTCTAGTGATGTATTTGATTACACTGCTGGGAAATCTTGGCATTTTCCTTGTGATCAAGATTGAATCACGCCTtcacacccccatgtactttttccttgGTAACTTGGCCTTCATTGATCTCTGGTATTCATCAGTCACTGCCCCAAAAATGCTGGTTGATTTTCTTTCAGAAGATACAAGCATTTCATACCTTGGGTGTGCAACTCAACTGTATTTTTTTGTAGCTTTGGCATGTACAGAGTGCATTCTGCTGGCCGTGATGGCCTATGATCGTTATGTAGCAATATGTAAACCATTGCATTATGCTGTCATTATGACCAAGATAGTTTGTATCCAGATGATTGCTTCTTCCTATATTGGGGGGTTTTTATATTCCTTATTACAGACAGGCTCCACCTTTAGATTGTCATTCTGTGGATCTCATGAGATCgaccatttcttctgtgacatcCCACCACTGCTGAAGCTCTCCTGTACCAACACGTACATCAATGAAATTGTGCTTCCAACGTTTGCAGCTTCTGTGACATTCTCTGCGGTTCTGGTCATCTCTGTCTCATACATTTACATTCTGTCCTCCATCTTCAGGATCCGCTCTGCAGAAGGCAGACGCAAAGCCTTTTCCACCTGTGCCTCCCACTTTGTCTGTGTTATTTTATTCTACGGGACAATAATCTTCATGTATCTGCGCCCTACTTCCAGTTATTCGCTGGAGCAGGACAGGGTGGTCTCGGTGGTTTATACTCAGGTGATTCCCATGTTAAATCCCCTCATCTACAGcctcaggaacaaggaggtaaaAGCAGCACTGAGAAGACTCAaagcataa